One genomic region from Glaciimonas sp. PAMC28666 encodes:
- the fba gene encoding class II fructose-bisphosphate aldolase (catalyzes the reversible aldol condensation of dihydroxyacetonephosphate and glyceraldehyde 3-phosphate in the Calvin cycle, glycolysis, and/or gluconeogenesis) produces MPLVSMRQLLDHAAENSYGIPAFNVNNLEQITAIMEAADEVGAPVIMQASAGARKYAGEAFLRHLIEAAVEAYPHIPVVMHQDHGQTPSVCMAAIRSGFTSVMMDGSLTADGKTVASYEYNVEVSRKVVEFSHAIGVTVEAELGVLGSLETMMGDKEDGHGADGKMTREQLLTDVAQAADFVQKTQCDALAIAIGTSHGAYKFSRKPTGDILAIERIKEIHVRIPNTHLVMHGSSSVPQELLAEIREFGGDMKETYGVPVEEIQEGIRHGVRKINIDTDIRLAMTGAIRRYLIENPSKFDPRDYLKPAREAAKAVVKARFLAFGCEGMAAKIKPMSLEKIADKYKKGELAQIVQ; encoded by the coding sequence ATGCCTCTCGTATCCATGCGTCAATTGCTAGATCATGCAGCTGAAAACAGTTATGGTATCCCCGCGTTCAATGTTAATAATCTGGAACAAATTACCGCGATTATGGAAGCCGCCGATGAGGTCGGCGCTCCGGTCATCATGCAAGCTTCTGCTGGCGCACGTAAGTACGCCGGTGAAGCATTTTTGCGTCACCTGATTGAAGCAGCGGTCGAAGCCTATCCGCACATTCCGGTAGTCATGCATCAGGATCACGGTCAGACGCCATCGGTATGTATGGCGGCGATTCGCTCCGGCTTTACTTCGGTGATGATGGATGGTTCGTTGACTGCAGATGGAAAAACCGTGGCCAGTTACGAATACAACGTCGAAGTATCACGCAAAGTAGTTGAGTTTTCACATGCCATCGGTGTCACGGTAGAAGCGGAACTGGGCGTGCTCGGTTCGCTGGAAACCATGATGGGCGACAAGGAAGACGGTCACGGTGCCGACGGCAAAATGACGCGTGAACAGTTGTTGACTGATGTTGCGCAAGCCGCAGACTTTGTTCAGAAAACACAATGCGATGCGCTGGCAATTGCAATTGGTACTTCGCACGGCGCTTACAAATTTTCACGCAAACCAACGGGCGATATTCTGGCAATTGAGCGGATCAAGGAAATCCACGTCCGTATTCCAAATACCCATCTGGTGATGCACGGCTCGTCGTCGGTACCGCAAGAATTGTTAGCGGAAATCCGTGAATTCGGTGGCGATATGAAAGAAACTTACGGCGTTCCAGTGGAAGAAATTCAGGAAGGTATTCGTCACGGCGTTCGCAAGATTAATATCGATACCGATATTCGTCTCGCAATGACTGGTGCGATCCGCCGCTATCTGATTGAAAATCCAAGCAAGTTTGATCCACGTGATTATCTCAAGCCAGCCCGTGAAGCGGCTAAAGCAGTGGTCAAGGCGCGTTTCCTGGCGTTCGGCTGCGAAGGTATGGCCGCTAAGATCAAACCAATGTCGCTGGAAAAAATTGCGGACAAATACAAAAAGGGTGAACTTGCTCAGATCGTTCAATAA
- a CDS encoding 5-(carboxyamino)imidazole ribonucleotide synthase yields the protein MKQTFLNDAPLIPATTPATWLGVMGGGQLGRMFAHAAQAMGYKVAVLEPAEDCPAAHVAERHILADYDDEIALAEMAALCVAVTTEFENVSHHSLAFLGDRIFIAPKAACVSIAQDRIAEKEFFTQCGVASKVLPAPYRNIASPADIDSVPADLFPGILKTVRLGYDGKGQARVTSVDELRIAYANMSGVQCVLEKMLPLAYEISVLVARGADGRALVYPIAENVHRDGILFTTTVPGPNVGAEAAEIAQNAALAIIDQLGYVGVLCIEFFVLEDGALVVNEMAPRPHNSGHYTIDACITSQFAQQVRAMARLPLGDVRQHSPAIMLNILGDVWFEANSDQPREPAWDQIVALPGAVLHLYGKAEARRARKMGHITFVAPTLAQANVQLTAACAILGIDL from the coding sequence ATGAAGCAAACTTTTTTGAACGACGCGCCCTTGATACCAGCGACCACACCTGCCACATGGCTGGGCGTAATGGGCGGCGGTCAGTTAGGCCGTATGTTTGCGCATGCGGCGCAAGCAATGGGTTACAAAGTCGCGGTGTTGGAGCCGGCCGAAGATTGCCCCGCTGCGCACGTCGCGGAGCGGCATATTTTGGCAGATTACGATGACGAAATCGCGCTGGCTGAAATGGCAGCGTTATGCGTCGCCGTGACGACCGAATTTGAAAATGTTTCGCATCATAGTCTGGCATTCCTGGGCGATAGAATCTTTATTGCTCCCAAAGCTGCGTGCGTTTCCATTGCTCAAGATCGGATCGCGGAAAAAGAGTTTTTCACGCAATGTGGTGTGGCATCAAAAGTGCTGCCTGCACCGTATCGCAACATCGCATCCCCGGCCGATATTGATAGCGTCCCGGCAGATTTGTTTCCCGGCATATTAAAAACGGTGCGCTTGGGTTACGACGGCAAGGGACAAGCCCGCGTGACTAGCGTCGATGAACTACGGATCGCCTATGCCAACATGAGCGGCGTTCAATGCGTTCTTGAAAAAATGCTGCCGCTGGCCTATGAAATATCGGTACTGGTGGCGCGTGGTGCCGATGGACGCGCCCTGGTGTACCCGATTGCGGAAAATGTTCACCGCGACGGTATCCTGTTCACGACCACTGTGCCGGGGCCGAATGTCGGCGCGGAAGCAGCTGAGATCGCGCAAAATGCGGCGCTGGCAATTATTGATCAGCTTGGTTACGTCGGCGTTCTTTGTATCGAATTTTTTGTGTTGGAAGACGGCGCGCTGGTAGTCAACGAAATGGCGCCGCGTCCGCACAATAGCGGGCATTACACGATTGATGCCTGTATCACAAGCCAGTTTGCACAGCAGGTGCGTGCAATGGCGCGCTTGCCACTGGGCGATGTACGGCAGCATTCTCCCGCGATCATGTTAAATATTTTGGGTGATGTCTGGTTTGAGGCTAACAGCGATCAGCCGCGCGAGCCTGCGTGGGACCAGATTGTCGCGCTTCCGGGCGCAGTGTTGCATTTGTATGGCAAGGCTGAAGCTCGGCGCGCCCGCAAGATGGGACATATTACTTTTGTTGCACCGACGTTAGCGCAAGCAAATGTGCAACTGACAGCGGCCTGCGCGATCCTCGGAATTGATTTGTAA
- a CDS encoding phosphoribosylaminoimidazolesuccinocarboxamide synthase, with amino-acid sequence MTSLYKSSITSLPLLGTGKVRDNYAVGTDKILILTTDRLSAFDVVMNEPIPGKGKVLNQMSDFWFEKLAGIVPNHLTGISPESVVAPEEVDQVRGRAVVAKRLEPIMVEAVVRGYIIGSGWKDYQATGAICGVTLPVGLKQAAKLDEPIFTPAAKAEMGAHDENITYDDMERRIGTELSAKIREISIQLYKTAADYAATRGIIIADTKFEFGLDQNGVLHLMDEVLTADSSRFWPAGSYAVGISPPSFDKQFVRDYLETITTWHKTAPAPDLPAEVIEKTGAKYREALESLTGQKLKD; translated from the coding sequence ATGACCAGCCTATACAAATCCTCCATTACGTCGTTGCCGCTGTTGGGTACCGGAAAAGTGCGCGACAACTACGCAGTCGGCACCGATAAAATTTTGATACTGACGACGGATCGTCTGTCTGCGTTTGATGTCGTGATGAATGAGCCGATTCCTGGCAAGGGCAAGGTATTGAATCAGATGAGCGATTTCTGGTTTGAGAAACTGGCCGGAATTGTACCGAATCATCTGACCGGTATTTCACCTGAGAGCGTCGTCGCTCCTGAGGAAGTGGATCAGGTACGTGGTCGTGCAGTCGTTGCAAAGCGGCTCGAGCCAATCATGGTCGAGGCGGTAGTGCGTGGCTATATCATTGGATCCGGATGGAAAGACTATCAGGCCACCGGCGCAATTTGCGGCGTGACACTTCCTGTCGGACTGAAACAGGCAGCAAAACTGGATGAACCGATTTTTACACCAGCGGCCAAGGCAGAAATGGGTGCCCATGACGAGAACATCACTTACGATGACATGGAACGCCGGATCGGCACCGAACTCTCCGCTAAAATCCGCGAAATCAGTATTCAGCTATACAAAACCGCGGCTGACTACGCGGCAACACGCGGGATTATTATCGCGGACACAAAATTTGAATTCGGCCTCGATCAAAATGGCGTATTGCATTTGATGGACGAAGTCCTGACTGCCGATTCGTCACGTTTCTGGCCAGCAGGAAGTTACGCTGTCGGTATTTCTCCGCCGTCGTTTGACAAGCAGTTTGTGCGCGATTATCTTGAGACCATCACAACCTGGCACAAGACTGCCCCTGCCCCAGACTTACCGGCTGAGGTCATCGAAAAAACCGGTGCTAAATACCGGGAAGCGTTAGAAAGCCTGACCGGTCAAAAGCTGAAGGATTAA
- a CDS encoding hemerythrin domain-containing protein — MENSLFDTAPDFGQPIAVLKHCHERIRKQLSTLERLQAHLPEHGPNEEAQQAATAILRYFNKAAPHHHEDEEQDLFPMLTATAKDEDAAVLQRLGPQIVDEHHQMADLWEKLALQLVAIQSGQSDAISGADISLFSTLYRSHMETEETWIAPMAKRIFSAAQMARLGTAMQRRRGISA; from the coding sequence ATGGAAAATTCACTTTTCGACACGGCACCCGATTTTGGGCAGCCGATTGCTGTACTGAAACACTGCCACGAGCGAATTCGCAAACAGCTGAGTACGTTAGAGCGGTTGCAGGCGCACCTGCCGGAACACGGTCCTAACGAGGAGGCGCAACAAGCGGCTACCGCTATTTTGCGGTACTTCAATAAGGCCGCTCCGCATCACCATGAAGATGAAGAGCAGGATTTATTTCCGATGCTGACCGCAACGGCTAAAGACGAAGATGCCGCGGTCCTGCAACGCCTGGGTCCGCAGATTGTTGATGAGCATCATCAAATGGCGGACCTCTGGGAAAAATTGGCGCTGCAACTGGTGGCGATCCAAAGCGGTCAGAGCGACGCAATTTCCGGCGCTGATATTTCACTGTTTTCGACTCTCTATCGCTCACATATGGAGACCGAAGAAACCTGGATTGCTCCAATGGCGAAACGTATTTTTAGCGCCGCCCAAATGGCCCGGTTAGGAACCGCCATGCAGCGTCGCAGAGGAATATCGGCATGA
- the purE gene encoding 5-(carboxyamino)imidazole ribonucleotide mutase translates to MHASQKESPLIGIVMGSSSDWDVMQHAVAILTEFGVAHEAQVISAHRMPDQMFAYAETARERGLRAIIAGAGGAAHLPGMIAAKTIVPVLGVPVPSKYLRGEDSLMSIVQMPKGIPVATYAIGEAGAANAALSAIAMLACTDDVLAEKLLAFRARQTQSALDMTLPPT, encoded by the coding sequence ATGCACGCAAGCCAAAAAGAATCACCGCTAATCGGCATCGTCATGGGGTCCTCCTCTGACTGGGATGTGATGCAACACGCCGTCGCCATACTGACGGAATTTGGCGTCGCGCATGAGGCGCAGGTGATTTCAGCGCATCGGATGCCGGATCAGATGTTTGCTTATGCCGAGACGGCGCGAGAACGCGGCTTGCGGGCGATTATTGCCGGTGCGGGTGGCGCTGCCCATCTGCCCGGCATGATCGCGGCCAAAACCATCGTGCCGGTATTGGGAGTGCCAGTGCCTTCCAAGTATCTGCGGGGTGAAGATTCATTGATGTCGATTGTGCAGATGCCAAAGGGTATTCCCGTTGCAACCTATGCGATTGGTGAAGCGGGTGCCGCCAACGCGGCCCTGTCGGCGATAGCCATGCTGGCTTGCACCGATGACGTGCTGGCGGAAAAATTGCTGGCGTTCCGCGCCAGACAGACCCAGTCGGCACTCGACATGACATTACCCCCGACGTAA
- the msrA gene encoding peptide-methionine (S)-S-oxide reductase MsrA — protein sequence MANETAVLGGGCFWCLEAVYQEIKGVEHVESGYTGGHIDAPTYEQVCDGTTGHAEVVRITFDNDVINFRGLLEIFFTIHDPTTPNRQGNDVGTQYRSVIYYQSPDQKETAKHVLAEMACVWDAPIVTELAPAEIYFKAEEYHQNYFKQHPLQGYCAFIVAPKVAKLRKTFMDKVKA from the coding sequence ATGGCTAACGAAACTGCGGTGTTAGGCGGTGGTTGCTTCTGGTGTCTTGAGGCGGTTTATCAGGAAATCAAAGGGGTCGAACATGTTGAATCCGGCTATACCGGGGGTCACATAGATGCGCCCACTTACGAACAAGTGTGCGATGGAACTACTGGTCATGCCGAAGTAGTGCGCATCACCTTTGACAATGACGTCATCAATTTTCGTGGCTTGTTAGAGATATTTTTTACCATTCACGATCCGACTACGCCTAACCGGCAAGGTAATGATGTCGGAACGCAATATCGTTCGGTTATTTATTATCAATCGCCTGACCAAAAGGAAACAGCGAAGCATGTGCTGGCAGAAATGGCCTGCGTGTGGGATGCCCCGATTGTGACCGAGCTTGCGCCGGCCGAGATTTACTTTAAGGCAGAGGAATACCATCAAAACTATTTCAAGCAACATCCTCTTCAAGGATATTGCGCATTTATCGTGGCACCAAAAGTCGCCAAGCTAAGAAAAACCTTTATGGACAAGGTAAAGGCTTAA
- a CDS encoding ATP-binding protein, with product MAALVRQLDWSKTSLGPISEWLPSLRIAVTMALDSPLPTIVLWGTDLIQIYNDAYRPILGLRHPLAFGQRTKDCWPEVWDFNVLIYDRVFATGERVHLEDQELVIAPSGVSETRYFTIIYTPIRNEDGDVCGVLVIAMETTRRVLAERQNITLLKASQFAAGQLRHMFDHAPSFMALLKGPEYVFDIVNAAFMRLFSRYDVLEKSLSEAIPEFEIQGLVEILDQVFASGEPFLAYEMSVYLKDGEDGHFKEYYLDFVFQPIKDATGQVTAIFVDGSDKTEQRQARLELRRLNQELTDKVVSLEEVQTELHQSRSTLRKLIDHQESIKEDERKRIARDIHDDLGAVLTGIKANVSVSIDRSQRAGLPEDLLLREAVEQAEAAIGTVRRVIAELRPSVLDQLGVWAALEWYAGQIEERTGLQCQWSISDSAADVNLDAERSTMLFRVVQEALTNVVRHAGAKQVKIRILHSKGMIIVKIKDDGVGIGAEQLLDGESWGILGMHERTRHFGGELNISGSSGTGTAVILRLPLSRKA from the coding sequence ATGGCGGCATTAGTGCGCCAACTGGATTGGTCCAAAACGTCGCTTGGACCTATTTCTGAATGGCTCCCGAGCCTTCGTATTGCCGTCACGATGGCGCTCGATTCCCCGTTGCCGACGATAGTGCTCTGGGGGACTGATTTAATTCAAATCTATAACGATGCTTATCGCCCCATTCTTGGGCTGCGCCATCCGCTCGCATTTGGTCAGCGCACTAAGGATTGCTGGCCAGAGGTATGGGACTTCAATGTCCTTATCTATGACCGTGTTTTTGCCACTGGCGAGCGGGTGCATCTGGAAGATCAGGAGCTGGTCATTGCGCCGTCGGGTGTTTCTGAAACGCGTTACTTTACGATTATTTATACACCTATCCGTAACGAAGACGGTGACGTCTGCGGTGTACTTGTGATCGCAATGGAAACCACGCGCCGGGTTCTCGCCGAGCGCCAAAACATTACGCTGTTAAAGGCCAGTCAATTCGCGGCCGGTCAACTCCGGCACATGTTCGATCACGCGCCTAGCTTTATGGCCCTGCTCAAGGGGCCTGAATACGTGTTTGACATTGTCAATGCTGCCTTTATGCGCCTTTTCTCGCGGTATGACGTGTTGGAAAAATCGTTAAGTGAAGCGATTCCAGAATTTGAAATTCAAGGTTTGGTGGAAATACTCGATCAGGTCTTCGCTTCCGGAGAACCATTTCTCGCTTATGAAATGTCGGTTTACCTGAAGGACGGGGAAGATGGTCATTTCAAGGAATACTATCTGGACTTTGTATTCCAGCCAATCAAGGATGCAACAGGTCAGGTTACTGCCATTTTTGTCGATGGAAGCGACAAAACAGAACAACGCCAGGCGCGGCTGGAACTACGTCGATTAAATCAAGAATTGACCGACAAAGTAGTGAGCCTCGAAGAAGTGCAAACGGAATTGCATCAATCTCGGTCAACGCTGCGGAAGTTGATCGACCATCAGGAAAGTATCAAGGAAGACGAGCGTAAACGCATCGCACGCGACATCCACGATGATTTGGGTGCCGTACTTACCGGCATTAAAGCAAATGTCTCGGTTTCCATCGACCGATCCCAGCGGGCTGGGCTTCCGGAAGATCTGCTTCTGCGAGAAGCGGTTGAGCAAGCGGAGGCCGCAATTGGAACGGTACGCCGGGTGATAGCGGAACTTCGTCCGAGTGTGTTGGATCAACTAGGCGTCTGGGCTGCGCTTGAGTGGTATGCAGGACAGATTGAGGAGCGAACCGGACTGCAATGCCAATGGAGCATCAGCGATAGTGCCGCTGACGTCAATCTGGATGCCGAACGAAGCACCATGCTGTTCAGAGTCGTGCAAGAAGCACTCACGAATGTGGTACGCCATGCCGGAGCCAAGCAGGTAAAGATACGAATTCTTCATTCCAAGGGCATGATCATTGTCAAGATCAAGGATGATGGCGTTGGCATTGGCGCCGAACAGTTGCTCGACGGGGAATCCTGGGGGATACTCGGGATGCACGAACGCACCCGCCATTTCGGTGGGGAGCTTAATATCTCGGGCTCATCGGGGACCGGAACGGCCGTGATCTTACGCCTGCCACTGAGTCGGAAGGCATAG
- a CDS encoding cyclopropane-fatty-acyl-phospholipid synthase family protein, whose product MFWEKKLENWVEEIRTHAALPLRLELWNGQRFDFSSAASPDVTIRVPHASSLSYLLTPSLSNLGEAYVEGKIEVEGKLKEIITVANGLAAAYLKPEGKFGRVTRSIRHNKTKDAEAIRYHYDVSNEFYQLWLDQNMVYSCAYFENGDEDLYTAQIKKIDHILTKIQLQPGQTLLDIGCGWGALVIRAAQKFGAKCVGVTLSENQFTLAKERVAQAGLSDKIEIRLQDYRDVTGKFDRITSVGMFEHVGLKNLPLYFERIQTLLEDDGVAMNHGITSTDIDNGESPYGGGEFIEKYVFPHGELPHIGFVLKTMQEGGLEVMDVENLRRHYAKTCSIWADNIEARSKEVREASDDRRFRIWRLYLAGSAYGFERDWMSLFQVICRKSGRSAASLPWSRNYIYSGK is encoded by the coding sequence ATGTTCTGGGAAAAGAAACTTGAAAACTGGGTGGAAGAGATCCGCACTCATGCCGCCTTACCGCTGCGGCTTGAACTGTGGAACGGTCAGCGCTTCGATTTTAGTAGCGCGGCCTCACCCGACGTTACTATTCGCGTCCCTCACGCCTCCTCTCTGTCTTATCTGCTGACACCCTCATTATCCAATCTCGGCGAAGCCTATGTAGAAGGTAAAATTGAGGTTGAGGGCAAGCTTAAGGAAATCATCACCGTTGCCAACGGACTCGCCGCTGCCTATCTTAAGCCTGAAGGAAAATTTGGCCGGGTCACGCGCAGCATCCGCCATAACAAGACCAAAGATGCCGAGGCGATCCGTTACCACTATGATGTTTCGAATGAATTCTACCAATTGTGGCTGGATCAAAACATGGTCTATTCGTGTGCCTATTTCGAAAACGGCGACGAAGATCTGTATACCGCCCAGATTAAAAAAATCGACCATATTCTCACTAAGATCCAACTCCAGCCGGGCCAGACATTGTTAGACATCGGTTGCGGATGGGGTGCACTGGTAATACGTGCTGCACAAAAATTCGGGGCAAAATGTGTCGGTGTCACCCTTTCTGAAAATCAATTCACGTTAGCAAAAGAACGGGTGGCGCAAGCTGGGCTGTCTGACAAGATCGAAATCCGTTTGCAGGATTATCGCGACGTCACAGGAAAATTTGACCGGATCACCAGCGTCGGTATGTTTGAGCACGTCGGCTTGAAAAATCTGCCGCTGTATTTCGAACGCATACAAACGCTGCTCGAGGACGATGGCGTTGCGATGAATCACGGTATCACCTCGACCGACATCGACAATGGAGAATCGCCTTACGGCGGCGGTGAATTTATTGAAAAATATGTGTTTCCACATGGTGAGTTGCCGCACATTGGGTTCGTTCTCAAAACCATGCAGGAAGGTGGCCTGGAGGTCATGGATGTCGAAAATCTGCGCCGCCATTACGCTAAAACCTGCAGCATTTGGGCCGATAATATCGAGGCCCGCTCGAAAGAAGTCAGAGAAGCTTCTGATGATCGCCGCTTCCGTATCTGGCGTTTGTATCTGGCCGGTAGCGCCTACGGTTTTGAACGTGACTGGATGTCGCTGTTTCAGGTGATATGCCGCAAGTCTGGTCGTAGCGCAGCCTCGTTACCCTGGTCAAGGAATTATATTTATAGCGGGAAATGA
- the pdxH gene encoding pyridoxamine 5'-phosphate oxidase, whose amino-acid sequence MNTDAKDADDTSDTNDQNTPSEKNKSALSIADLRTDYSHASLSKSDTLGDPMAQFKKWLDEAIIAQVPEPNSMSLATVNAEGRPSSRIVLIKNLDAQGITWFTNYTSRKGEDLAGNPFAALLFHWVELERQVRLEGRVERVSEAESDAYFSSRPLRSQIGAIASDQSRPIANRELLEAHYLAAEKQFGDQPKRPKSWGGYKLIPDTVEFWQGRRSRLHDRIVYRLDINGVWQRERLQP is encoded by the coding sequence ATGAATACCGACGCTAAGGACGCAGACGACACTAGCGACACAAACGACCAAAACACCCCAAGCGAAAAAAACAAATCCGCGCTTTCGATAGCCGATCTTCGCACCGATTATAGTCACGCCAGTTTATCCAAATCCGACACGCTCGGCGATCCAATGGCGCAGTTTAAAAAATGGCTGGACGAGGCGATTATTGCGCAGGTCCCGGAGCCGAATTCAATGAGCCTGGCAACCGTCAACGCTGAAGGCAGGCCATCTTCGCGCATCGTGTTGATTAAAAATCTGGATGCCCAGGGGATTACATGGTTCACGAATTACACCAGCAGAAAAGGGGAAGACCTGGCTGGCAATCCCTTTGCAGCGCTTCTATTTCATTGGGTCGAATTAGAGCGTCAGGTGCGTCTGGAAGGAAGGGTGGAACGCGTTTCTGAGGCTGAGAGCGACGCCTACTTTTCCAGTCGTCCACTGCGCAGTCAGATAGGCGCCATTGCCTCAGATCAGAGCCGACCAATCGCTAATCGCGAGTTACTTGAGGCGCACTATCTGGCGGCCGAAAAACAGTTTGGCGATCAGCCAAAACGGCCAAAAAGTTGGGGTGGATACAAACTTATTCCAGATACGGTAGAATTTTGGCAAGGACGCAGATCTCGGTTGCATGATCGGATTGTGTATCGGCTGGATATAAATGGCGTTTGGCAACGCGAGCGACTGCAGCCTTAG
- a CDS encoding L-threonylcarbamoyladenylate synthase: MDVPLDTVSAYFPDAYVIDPVAIRLAARKLEAGELVAFPSETVYGLGADAENPTAVASIYAAKGRPSNHPVIVHIAPEADIGYWAQAIPPEAYQLIAAFWPGPLTLILQRAEHVSSALSGGQTSIGIRCPSHPVAQALLREFKAGKGGIAGPSANKFGHVSPTTAQHVRDEFGDGTDSPIGYVLDGGQSEVGIESTIIDLSRIATHGPVLLRPGDISAAKIAAVLGVAVQAADSAAPRASGTLESHYAPHTPVLQIEPAHLLTALTELRQAGQRLALISYSAGTEKSVPLVAHYPMPDAPHGYAHNLYAALRELDQANADVIVVEAPPQDIAWQGINDRLRRAAFVSTEKFLQFKYLP; encoded by the coding sequence ATGGACGTCCCACTCGACACCGTTTCAGCGTATTTTCCTGATGCTTATGTCATTGATCCAGTTGCAATTCGGCTTGCCGCACGTAAGCTGGAAGCGGGTGAGTTGGTGGCATTTCCAAGTGAGACCGTCTACGGTCTGGGTGCCGACGCAGAGAACCCCACAGCGGTAGCGAGCATCTATGCCGCCAAAGGTCGGCCGTCGAACCATCCTGTTATCGTGCATATCGCACCGGAAGCAGATATCGGTTACTGGGCACAAGCAATTCCACCAGAAGCCTATCAATTGATTGCAGCCTTTTGGCCCGGACCACTGACGCTGATTTTGCAGCGCGCCGAGCATGTTTCCAGCGCGCTTTCCGGCGGTCAGACCTCTATCGGCATACGATGTCCTTCGCATCCGGTTGCGCAAGCTTTATTGCGCGAGTTTAAAGCCGGGAAGGGTGGGATCGCAGGTCCTTCTGCTAACAAGTTCGGCCATGTCAGCCCCACCACAGCGCAACATGTGCGTGATGAGTTTGGGGATGGGACGGACAGCCCGATTGGCTACGTCCTGGATGGTGGTCAAAGCGAAGTCGGCATTGAATCGACCATCATCGACCTATCCCGTATTGCGACACACGGACCGGTGTTATTGAGACCGGGTGATATCAGCGCCGCAAAGATCGCAGCCGTGTTGGGCGTCGCCGTGCAGGCAGCTGACAGTGCGGCCCCACGCGCTTCGGGCACACTGGAATCCCACTACGCGCCACATACGCCGGTATTACAAATAGAGCCAGCCCATTTGCTGACTGCTTTGACAGAGTTGCGGCAGGCCGGACAACGGCTGGCGTTGATCTCCTACTCTGCCGGAACAGAAAAATCGGTCCCGTTAGTCGCGCACTACCCAATGCCCGATGCACCCCATGGTTATGCACATAATTTATATGCCGCATTGCGTGAGCTTGATCAAGCTAATGCCGATGTGATCGTGGTCGAAGCGCCCCCGCAGGATATCGCCTGGCAAGGTATTAATGATCGGTTGCGCCGTGCCGCTTTTGTGAGTACAGAAAAATTTCTTCAGTTTAAGTATTTGCCCTAA
- a CDS encoding OmpW family protein, whose translation MKKYFSALPKLAALTLLTMAALPAMAQQAGDNVVGLGWFHLAPQDSSQNLVVGGQTIPNSGAGVGNADTVGLQFSHFFTDNWVLSGDAGIPPKFKLDGQGSLQGTHIGSAKQWSPAVLVKYYFGDKTSQFRPFVGAGVTYVWYSDIQLDNGFQQQLSGLISRGQTTAFKTSADLSSSVAPVISAGASYNFDAHWSVGFSVSYIPLKTKADLTTSTPFGDVHSTTKLTLDPIVSFLSVGYKF comes from the coding sequence ATGAAGAAATATTTTTCTGCACTGCCAAAACTTGCAGCATTAACCTTGTTGACCATGGCAGCACTCCCCGCTATGGCACAACAGGCCGGCGATAACGTCGTTGGATTGGGTTGGTTCCATTTGGCACCGCAGGATTCAAGTCAAAATCTGGTGGTCGGCGGCCAAACCATTCCCAACTCAGGCGCCGGCGTAGGTAACGCAGATACAGTAGGTTTGCAATTCAGTCATTTTTTCACCGATAATTGGGTGCTGTCTGGTGACGCCGGTATCCCACCAAAATTCAAACTGGACGGCCAAGGTAGCCTTCAGGGCACACATATCGGCTCGGCAAAGCAATGGAGCCCTGCTGTTCTGGTCAAATATTATTTTGGTGACAAAACCAGCCAGTTTCGCCCATTCGTCGGTGCAGGGGTAACGTACGTCTGGTATTCCGATATCCAATTGGATAATGGCTTCCAGCAGCAATTGAGTGGACTCATCAGCAGAGGCCAAACCACTGCATTCAAGACCAGCGCCGATCTAAGTAGCTCTGTCGCCCCCGTGATCAGTGCCGGTGCCAGTTACAACTTTGACGCCCACTGGTCTGTCGGCTTTTCGGTCTCTTACATTCCGTTGAAAACCAAAGCAGACTTGACTACAAGTACACCGTTTGGCGATGTACACAGCACCACCAAGTTGACCTTGGATCCAATCGTCAGCTTCTTGTCGGTCGGCTATAAGTTCTAA